One window of Nocardia nova SH22a genomic DNA carries:
- a CDS encoding alpha/beta fold hydrolase: protein MAVTAESVATPPAWFIGAVAQTPERREVEVAGSPVHLRCWGRAGSPGVVLVHGGSANSSWWDHIAPLLATTHRVVAPDLSGHGDSGVRARYPIEVWADEVMAAAAAGGIEGRPHIVGHSMGGRVSAVVGARHPESVASLIIIDSPFQEPSAESIATQLHRRPKIYPTLDEICGRFRTLPPQAVLLPYVARHVAEESVRETSDGWAWKFDPEMLGKRLEHGIIPPLDSFRGVRAPVLYIRCERGLVSPERALEIADLFGQPATVVDLAEAGHHPMMDQPLPLVATLRTALAQWSAARPE, encoded by the coding sequence ATGGCGGTCACAGCGGAATCGGTTGCCACGCCTCCGGCCTGGTTCATCGGGGCCGTCGCGCAGACGCCCGAACGCCGGGAGGTGGAGGTCGCCGGGAGTCCCGTTCATCTGCGTTGCTGGGGCCGGGCCGGGAGTCCCGGGGTGGTTCTGGTGCACGGCGGGTCGGCCAATTCGAGCTGGTGGGACCACATCGCGCCGCTGCTCGCGACGACGCATCGGGTGGTGGCGCCGGATTTGTCCGGGCACGGCGACAGCGGCGTGCGTGCCCGGTACCCGATCGAGGTGTGGGCGGACGAGGTGATGGCCGCGGCGGCCGCCGGGGGAATCGAGGGTCGGCCGCACATCGTGGGGCACAGCATGGGCGGGCGGGTGTCCGCCGTGGTCGGCGCCCGCCATCCGGAGTCGGTGGCGAGTCTGATCATCATCGATTCACCGTTCCAGGAGCCGTCGGCGGAATCCATCGCCACGCAACTGCACCGCAGGCCGAAGATCTACCCGACGCTGGACGAGATCTGCGGCCGGTTTCGCACGCTGCCGCCGCAGGCCGTCCTGCTGCCGTACGTGGCACGGCATGTGGCCGAGGAATCGGTGCGCGAGACCAGCGACGGATGGGCCTGGAAGTTCGATCCCGAGATGCTGGGCAAACGTCTCGAACACGGCATCATCCCGCCGCTCGATTCGTTTCGGGGCGTGCGGGCGCCGGTGCTCTACATCCGGTGCGAGCGTGGCCTGGTCTCGCCGGAGAGGGCACTGGAGATCGCGGACTTGTTCGGGCAACCGGCGACGGTCGTGGATCTGGCCGAGGCCGGTCATCATCCGATGATGGATCAACCGCTGCCGCTCGTGGCGACCTTGCGAACGGCCCTCGCCCAGTGGTCGGCCGCGCGGCCGGAATAA
- a CDS encoding phosphoribosyltransferase family protein → MLFRDRRDAGSKLATRLLDLRGADAIVLGVPRGGVPVAYEIARELRAPLDVLVVRKLGVPHQPELAFGAIGEDDVRVVNTTVVDRSGLTERDIDDVETHERRELTRRVRRYRRGRESLPIRGRVAVIVDDGIATGATARAACRIARARGAIRVVLAAPVAAREAVASLRSEADEIVCLQTPAWFLAVGQWYRRFGQTGDDEVAALLAEAAGAGEETPSAEQEDPPLVDDEITVAVGDADLSGHLTIPEEAVGIVVFAHGSGSSRHSPRNRFVASRLREAGLGTLLFDLLTSGEESDRANVFDIGLLADRLAEVTRWLAAMHYVDGAPIGYFGASTGAGAALRAAADPESVVSAVVSRGGRPDLADGYLSAVRAPTLLIVGGGDPRVIELNRLAQRAMTCENRLDIIPGATHLFAEPGTLEAVAERACDWFTTHFATTTSRTGRSRPG, encoded by the coding sequence ATGTTGTTTCGCGATCGCCGCGACGCGGGCAGCAAGCTCGCGACACGTCTGCTCGACCTGCGCGGCGCCGATGCGATCGTGCTCGGTGTGCCACGCGGGGGAGTGCCGGTGGCCTACGAGATCGCGCGGGAGCTGCGCGCACCGCTCGACGTCCTGGTGGTCCGCAAGCTCGGCGTGCCGCATCAGCCCGAACTGGCCTTCGGCGCGATCGGCGAAGACGACGTCCGTGTCGTGAATACGACGGTCGTGGATCGATCCGGCCTGACAGAACGCGACATCGACGATGTGGAGACGCATGAACGCCGGGAGCTGACACGCCGCGTGCGGCGTTACCGGCGCGGTCGCGAGAGTCTGCCGATTCGTGGCCGGGTCGCGGTGATCGTCGATGACGGCATCGCCACCGGCGCCACCGCCCGCGCCGCGTGCCGGATCGCCCGAGCCCGTGGTGCGATCCGCGTCGTTCTCGCCGCTCCGGTGGCGGCGCGAGAGGCCGTGGCGTCGCTGCGTTCCGAGGCCGACGAGATCGTCTGCCTGCAGACACCGGCGTGGTTCCTCGCGGTCGGCCAGTGGTATCGGCGTTTCGGTCAGACCGGCGACGACGAGGTCGCCGCACTGCTCGCGGAGGCAGCCGGTGCCGGGGAAGAAACCCCTTCCGCCGAACAGGAAGATCCGCCGCTGGTCGACGACGAGATCACCGTCGCGGTCGGTGATGCCGACCTGAGCGGACACCTCACCATTCCGGAAGAAGCCGTCGGCATCGTCGTCTTCGCGCACGGCAGCGGTAGCAGTCGGCACAGTCCTCGCAACAGGTTCGTCGCCTCCCGCCTGCGGGAGGCCGGACTCGGAACCCTGCTGTTCGATCTACTGACCTCCGGTGAGGAGTCGGATCGCGCCAACGTGTTCGATATCGGCCTGCTCGCGGACCGCCTGGCCGAGGTGACGCGGTGGCTGGCCGCGATGCACTACGTCGACGGCGCGCCCATCGGGTATTTCGGCGCCAGCACCGGTGCGGGTGCGGCTCTGCGCGCGGCGGCCGATCCGGAAAGCGTTGTCAGCGCGGTGGTTTCGCGCGGGGGACGGCCCGACCTGGCCGACGGATACCTCTCGGCGGTGCGGGCGCCGACGTTGTTGATCGTCGGCGGCGGCGATCCCCGGGTGATCGAACTCAATCGGCTCGCGCAGCGCGCGATGACCTGCGAGAACCGGCTCGACATCATCCCCGGCGCGACTCACTTGTTCGCCGAGCCCGGCACGCTCGAAGCCGTGGCCGAACGCGCGTGCGACTGGTTCACCACCCACTTCGCAACGACGACCAGCCGTACCGGTCGGTCACGACCGGGCTGA
- a CDS encoding TetR/AcrR family transcriptional regulator: MAGTAGTKGVPRAERETQILDVAAAEIGRVGYAGLSLGTVAAAAGVSKPLVYSYFGSKDGLYVACVRRAEAVLGDAIDAAAEGAPNLQLAQRTLTAIFTALEPRPHDWQVIFDRSHPADGPAAQAVRGARGHIADQAERGVAAFLAERGVTDAEDRSAMVAVWTGTVAALVSWWLHHPDQTAEAMIARSERLIAALT; encoded by the coding sequence GTGGCGGGTACGGCGGGAACCAAGGGAGTTCCCCGCGCCGAGCGCGAAACTCAGATCCTCGATGTCGCGGCTGCGGAGATCGGACGGGTCGGATACGCGGGCCTGTCGCTGGGAACCGTCGCCGCGGCCGCCGGGGTGTCCAAGCCACTGGTCTACAGCTACTTCGGATCGAAGGACGGACTGTATGTGGCGTGCGTGCGCCGCGCCGAGGCCGTGCTCGGCGATGCGATCGACGCGGCGGCCGAAGGTGCGCCGAATCTGCAACTGGCACAACGAACCCTGACCGCGATCTTCACCGCTCTCGAGCCGCGCCCGCACGACTGGCAGGTGATCTTCGACCGCTCCCACCCCGCCGACGGGCCCGCCGCGCAGGCCGTGCGCGGCGCCCGAGGGCATATCGCCGACCAGGCCGAGCGCGGGGTCGCGGCATTCCTGGCCGAGCGGGGCGTGACCGACGCCGAGGATCGCTCCGCGATGGTCGCGGTATGGACGGGCACGGTAGCCGCCCTGGTCTCGTGGTGGTTGCACCACCCGGACCAGACCGCCGAGGCGATGATCGCGCGCAGTGAACGTCTCATCGCCGCATTGACCTGA
- a CDS encoding pyridoxamine 5'-phosphate oxidase family protein, whose product MPKPFSEAERQEFLAGKHIGVLSVAATDGRPPATAPIWYDYTPGGDIRINTGAKRRKARLVQEAGVVTLTVQREELPYQYVIVEGTVVDAATPAPHDARVEIATRYLGPEGGRQFADQMDGTDSVLFTIRPDRWISQDYSGDL is encoded by the coding sequence ATGCCGAAACCTTTCTCGGAAGCCGAACGTCAAGAGTTCCTCGCGGGCAAGCACATCGGAGTTCTGTCGGTCGCGGCGACCGACGGGCGCCCGCCCGCCACCGCACCGATCTGGTACGACTACACACCCGGCGGCGATATCCGCATCAACACCGGCGCCAAGCGGCGTAAGGCCCGGCTGGTGCAGGAGGCCGGTGTGGTGACCCTGACCGTGCAGCGCGAAGAGCTGCCCTATCAGTACGTGATCGTCGAGGGCACGGTCGTCGACGCCGCCACCCCCGCACCCCACGACGCGCGGGTGGAGATCGCGACCCGCTATCTCGGCCCCGAAGGCGGCCGTCAGTTCGCCGACCAGATGGACGGCACCGACTCCGTCCTGTTCACCATCCGCCCGGACCGCTGGATCTCCCAGGACTACTCGGGCGATCTCTGA
- a CDS encoding DUF4254 domain-containing protein has translation MPWVVREPESGQLPTAVQLLSVFQGNRFRDHELYRSAWAFVLLHRSRIETADSALVAEIDQRRLELIEEINEWSAQVHPLAHITLRIGALGTAVDRLARAWVEANHGLANVDAGTSASRRRWLRLAELVGGYNDLVQQSLGAARQWPTLAS, from the coding sequence TTGCCTTGGGTGGTAAGGGAACCGGAATCCGGGCAGCTACCCACCGCGGTGCAGTTGCTGTCGGTATTCCAGGGGAATCGATTCCGGGATCACGAGCTCTATCGTTCGGCGTGGGCGTTCGTCCTGCTGCATCGCAGCCGTATCGAGACCGCGGATTCGGCACTGGTCGCCGAAATCGATCAGCGACGCCTGGAATTGATCGAGGAGATCAACGAGTGGTCCGCGCAGGTCCACCCGTTGGCACACATCACCCTGCGTATCGGCGCGCTCGGCACCGCGGTCGATCGCCTCGCCCGAGCCTGGGTCGAGGCCAACCACGGCCTCGCGAACGTGGACGCGGGCACGAGCGCGAGCCGCCGACGCTGGCTCCGCCTGGCCGAGTTGGTCGGCGGCTACAACGACCTCGTACAGCAATCACTCGGCGCCGCCCGGCAGTGGCCGACACTGGCGTCGTAA
- a CDS encoding TetR/AcrR family transcriptional regulator yields the protein MSSEPRVSRSRRERPAKPALTREGIVAAAVAVMRAEGLEKVTMRRLATELDTGAASLYVYFPNAAELRAAVLDQLLADVELNTVAAEGDWRGGLEAVLASYLDVLLRYPALARSALLTRPSGPRYLDLLDALLGLLDQGGVDERRAAWAVDLLLQVATATGAEQATRAENPDDAEQWNTLVTAITDADPDRHPHVHGLGRELLSGPGSARVEWGLSVLINGILATPRTEPVEAPETTRGDRS from the coding sequence GTGAGCAGCGAACCCAGAGTTTCCCGAAGCCGCCGTGAGCGTCCGGCCAAACCCGCGTTGACGCGGGAGGGCATCGTCGCGGCGGCCGTCGCGGTGATGCGCGCCGAGGGCCTGGAGAAGGTGACGATGCGGCGGCTGGCCACCGAACTCGATACCGGTGCGGCGTCGCTGTACGTGTATTTTCCCAACGCGGCCGAGCTGCGGGCGGCGGTACTCGATCAGCTGCTCGCCGATGTGGAGCTGAATACGGTTGCCGCCGAGGGGGATTGGCGTGGCGGACTGGAAGCGGTCCTGGCCTCGTATCTGGACGTGCTGCTGCGCTATCCGGCACTGGCGCGGTCGGCGTTGCTGACCCGGCCGTCGGGTCCGCGCTACCTCGATCTGCTCGACGCACTGCTGGGCCTGCTGGACCAGGGTGGAGTGGACGAGCGGCGGGCGGCCTGGGCGGTGGATCTGCTGTTGCAGGTCGCCACGGCCACCGGCGCGGAGCAGGCCACCCGTGCGGAGAATCCCGACGATGCCGAGCAGTGGAACACGCTGGTCACCGCGATCACCGACGCTGATCCCGACCGGCATCCGCACGTGCACGGACTGGGCCGTGAACTGCTGTCCGGCCCCGGATCCGCCCGCGTCGAGTGGGGATTGTCGGTGCTGATCAACGGCATCTTGGCGACCCCACGAACCGAACCTGTCGAAGCACCCGAGACGACCCGAGGAGACCGATCATGA
- a CDS encoding SDR family NAD(P)-dependent oxidoreductase: MNNPVINALLNPAPTVRSLLGAAGSRPVDLDGKVVLLTGASSGIGESTAALLASHGARVVAVARDRDRLERTCAAITDAGGNAYVAPCDMTSAEQIAKLAADVLDRFGAPDVVINNAGRSIRRTTVDTVERAHDYERTMAVNYFGPVRLTLALLPALQEVDRGHIVNIGTWGTTAGVMPKFGAYHASKAALAAFGRDLGAECHGTGIAVTTIGFPLVRTPMISPTADYDTQAALTPDRAAQWVLTAIRDRPVEVYPSYAGALRLISTISPRLTDTLIRAAGI, translated from the coding sequence ATGAACAATCCCGTGATCAACGCCTTGCTCAACCCGGCCCCGACCGTCCGATCCCTGCTGGGGGCCGCGGGCTCGCGGCCGGTCGACCTCGACGGCAAGGTCGTGCTGTTGACCGGGGCATCCTCGGGAATCGGCGAGTCGACCGCCGCGTTGCTGGCGAGTCACGGCGCGCGGGTCGTCGCCGTCGCGCGGGACCGTGACCGTCTCGAACGCACCTGCGCGGCGATCACCGACGCCGGTGGCAACGCGTATGTGGCGCCGTGCGATATGACCAGCGCCGAGCAGATCGCGAAGCTCGCCGCCGACGTGCTCGACCGGTTCGGGGCGCCCGATGTCGTGATCAACAATGCCGGTCGCTCGATCCGGCGCACCACCGTCGACACCGTCGAGCGCGCCCACGACTACGAGCGCACCATGGCGGTGAACTACTTCGGGCCGGTCCGGCTGACCTTGGCGTTGTTGCCCGCGCTCCAGGAGGTCGATCGCGGCCACATCGTCAATATCGGCACCTGGGGAACCACCGCGGGGGTGATGCCCAAATTCGGCGCCTACCACGCCTCCAAGGCTGCCCTCGCCGCGTTCGGGCGCGACCTCGGCGCCGAATGTCACGGCACCGGAATCGCCGTCACCACCATCGGATTCCCGCTGGTCCGCACCCCGATGATCAGTCCGACCGCGGACTACGACACCCAGGCGGCCCTGACTCCCGACCGCGCCGCGCAGTGGGTGCTCACCGCGATCCGCGACCGCCCCGTCGAGGTATATCCCAGTTATGCCGGTGCGCTGCGCCTGATCTCCACCATCTCGCCTCGGCTGACCGACACCCTGATCCGTGCGGCGGGTATCTGA
- a CDS encoding sterol desaturase family protein yields MLATVWHQINTPLLYALPVFILLIVVEAATLRDHDDAEVTGYLARDTRTSLSMGFGSLASSLIFKLATLVVFVFLWKYVALWHIPTGTWWSWVLLMVVIDLAWYCNHRFSHRVRIGWAAHQAHHSSEYFNLGTALRQKWNPWSEAIFWAPLPLLGFAPWTIYVAFMFNLIYQFFTHTEAIGKLPRPIEFVLNTPSHHRVHHGSDPEYLDKNYGGILIIWDRMFGTFQQELHRPTYGLTTPVGTYNLLKLQYGEFAGIIRDVRGARRLRDKLGYIFAPPGWQPEHLRETPVATVRTAA; encoded by the coding sequence ATGCTGGCGACCGTCTGGCACCAGATCAACACACCGCTGCTCTACGCGCTGCCGGTCTTCATCCTCTTGATCGTCGTCGAGGCCGCCACGCTGCGTGATCACGACGACGCCGAGGTCACCGGCTATCTGGCCCGCGACACCCGAACGAGCCTGAGCATGGGGTTCGGTTCGCTCGCGTCGTCGCTGATCTTCAAGCTGGCCACGCTCGTGGTGTTCGTCTTCCTGTGGAAGTACGTCGCGCTGTGGCACATCCCCACCGGCACCTGGTGGAGCTGGGTGCTGCTGATGGTCGTCATCGACCTCGCCTGGTACTGCAACCACCGGTTCTCCCACCGGGTTCGCATCGGGTGGGCGGCCCACCAGGCCCATCACTCGAGCGAGTACTTCAACCTCGGCACCGCGCTGCGGCAGAAGTGGAACCCGTGGTCGGAGGCGATCTTCTGGGCGCCGCTGCCGCTACTGGGTTTCGCGCCGTGGACGATCTACGTCGCGTTCATGTTCAACCTGATCTATCAGTTCTTCACCCACACCGAGGCCATCGGAAAGCTGCCGCGCCCAATCGAATTCGTGCTCAACACCCCGTCGCATCACCGCGTGCACCACGGCAGCGACCCGGAGTACCTGGACAAGAACTACGGCGGAATCCTGATCATCTGGGACCGGATGTTCGGCACGTTCCAGCAGGAGCTGCACCGGCCCACCTACGGGCTGACCACACCGGTGGGCACCTACAACCTGCTGAAACTGCAGTACGGCGAGTTCGCGGGCATCATTCGTGACGTGCGCGGAGCCCGCCGGCTGCGCGACAAGCTCGGCTACATCTTCGCTCCGCCGGGATGGCAGCCCGAACACCTGCGCGAAACCCCGGTTGCGACCGTTCGAACGGCCGCGTAG
- a CDS encoding DUF4185 domain-containing protein, with amino-acid sequence MKNVRAEHRSRAARLVAIIVVLAAGLGMFVRWPVARTVARPLACLDTALTRYGDTGRGWTGGDSTWSAALPDGREVFAFSDTFLPPITPPTRPPAAGFVHNSLVVRSADGQWSTIVGGTANRPESLLEPRDRSHWYWFGAATYLGGALQIPLTEWRATGDGPLDVAFAGSSVARFDERDLHRPVSITPLPRARGIQWGQWVQPEGEWTYIYGIETDNDEKYLHVARTAGADLRQPLSFWTGRQWSGDEAASARVADGIASEFSVHRLRAQRYLLVTMAGGRIGDHVTARFGSSPTGPFGPETPLYAAPEAGASGSYRDPDVYAYNAHAHPEFSTPARIVVSYNVNSLDTAPGGDLYRHANIYRPRFVTVRLGGTADTADEPVRPPCR; translated from the coding sequence GTGAAAAACGTTCGCGCCGAGCATCGTTCACGCGCGGCGCGGCTGGTCGCGATCATCGTGGTCCTGGCTGCCGGCCTCGGAATGTTCGTCCGCTGGCCGGTCGCGCGCACCGTCGCCCGGCCGCTGGCGTGCCTGGACACCGCACTCACCCGCTACGGCGATACCGGCCGCGGCTGGACCGGCGGGGATTCGACATGGTCGGCAGCGCTGCCCGACGGCCGGGAGGTCTTCGCATTCTCCGACACCTTCCTGCCGCCGATCACCCCGCCCACCCGGCCGCCCGCCGCCGGGTTCGTGCACAACTCGCTCGTGGTCCGTTCTGCCGACGGGCAGTGGTCGACCATCGTCGGCGGTACGGCGAACCGGCCGGAGTCGCTGCTCGAGCCTCGGGATCGATCCCATTGGTACTGGTTCGGCGCAGCGACGTATCTCGGTGGCGCACTGCAGATTCCGCTGACCGAATGGCGCGCGACGGGCGACGGTCCGCTCGATGTCGCCTTCGCCGGGTCGTCGGTGGCGCGATTCGACGAGCGCGATCTGCACCGGCCGGTCTCGATCACGCCGCTGCCACGAGCACGTGGCATCCAATGGGGGCAGTGGGTGCAGCCGGAGGGGGAATGGACCTACATCTACGGAATAGAGACCGACAACGACGAGAAGTACCTGCACGTGGCACGCACCGCGGGCGCCGATCTGCGGCAACCACTCTCGTTCTGGACCGGGCGACAGTGGTCCGGCGACGAAGCCGCCTCCGCACGCGTCGCGGACGGAATCGCATCAGAATTCTCGGTTCATCGCCTGCGCGCACAGCGCTACCTGCTGGTCACCATGGCAGGTGGCCGGATCGGTGACCACGTCACCGCCAGGTTCGGATCCTCGCCCACCGGACCGTTCGGCCCCGAAACCCCGCTCTACGCGGCCCCGGAAGCGGGCGCGTCCGGAAGCTACCGCGACCCGGACGTCTACGCCTACAACGCCCACGCCCATCCGGAATTCTCGACCCCTGCCCGCATCGTCGTCTCCTACAACGTCAACAGCCTCGACACCGCTCCCGGCGGCGATCTCTACCGTCACGCGAACATCTACCGTCCGCGTTTCGTCACTGTGCGGCTCGGCGGCACGGCCGACACGGCGGACGAACCGGTCCGGCCACCCTGCCGATGA
- a CDS encoding FAD-dependent monooxygenase, protein MNTTHNSPDSAPVLIVGGSLVGLSAAVFLAARGVPVVVVEKHAGSSLHPRAIGYTTRTLELFRSVGVEVPASAHQGAPRRARVESLAGNWIEEYPWTPGRGPQSPVEYSPVGATAIPQDKLEPILRERARELGAELRQRTELLAFTQDDSGVSATLRRRDDGYEYTFRARYMIAADGATSPVREALGIARTGEGLLSVQRSILFTAPIDHYLDKGVVQFEIEQPDFKAFLTTYSDGRWVLMLSDDAEHTEDERKALVRKAIGLDDVAVEVITTGRWELAALIAEKFSAGRVFLAGDAAHQLPPNRGGFGANTGIDDVHNLAWKLAAVLSGESGPHLLDSYDAERRPIAELRHEQIFARADYKAYLSGPRTDVPVLDDNAIELGQLYRSDAVIGAGPDLPAARRPDEWAGQPGTRAAHLPITDGAKTSTLDLFGRDWVVLSEDGRWARATERAAGQLGLPVTFVHIGVDVEPGRSFSGAYGLADTGATLVRPDGYIAWRAVSAPDDPAAELTDALARVAAAHVSATPSPR, encoded by the coding sequence ATGAACACCACACACAACTCGCCGGATTCGGCTCCGGTCCTGATCGTCGGCGGCAGCCTCGTCGGCCTGTCGGCGGCGGTATTCCTCGCCGCGCGCGGCGTCCCCGTCGTCGTGGTCGAAAAGCACGCCGGGAGCTCACTGCATCCGCGCGCGATCGGTTACACCACCCGCACGCTGGAGCTGTTCCGCAGCGTCGGAGTCGAGGTCCCGGCCTCCGCGCATCAGGGTGCGCCGCGCCGCGCGCGAGTGGAGAGCCTGGCCGGGAACTGGATCGAGGAATACCCGTGGACGCCCGGACGCGGTCCGCAATCACCGGTCGAATATTCTCCGGTCGGCGCGACGGCGATTCCGCAGGACAAGCTGGAGCCGATCCTGCGTGAACGCGCCCGCGAACTCGGCGCCGAGCTACGCCAGCGTACCGAGTTGCTCGCCTTCACCCAGGACGATTCCGGAGTGAGCGCGACCCTGCGCCGCCGTGACGACGGCTATGAATACACCTTTCGCGCCCGGTACATGATCGCCGCCGACGGCGCGACCAGCCCCGTCCGCGAAGCCCTCGGTATCGCGCGCACCGGTGAGGGACTGCTGTCGGTGCAGCGCTCGATCCTGTTCACCGCACCGATCGACCACTACCTGGACAAGGGGGTGGTGCAGTTCGAGATCGAGCAACCCGACTTCAAGGCGTTCCTGACCACCTACTCCGACGGCCGCTGGGTGCTGATGCTGTCCGACGATGCCGAGCACACCGAGGACGAGCGCAAAGCGTTGGTGCGCAAGGCGATCGGACTCGATGACGTCGCGGTCGAGGTGATCACCACCGGCCGGTGGGAACTCGCCGCGCTGATCGCCGAGAAGTTCAGCGCGGGAAGGGTTTTCCTCGCCGGCGACGCCGCCCACCAATTGCCGCCCAACCGCGGCGGATTCGGCGCCAACACCGGAATCGACGATGTCCACAATCTGGCCTGGAAACTGGCCGCTGTCCTGTCCGGCGAGTCCGGGCCGCACCTTCTCGACAGCTACGACGCCGAACGCCGCCCGATCGCGGAGCTGCGTCACGAACAGATCTTCGCCCGCGCGGACTACAAGGCGTACCTGAGCGGCCCGCGCACCGACGTGCCGGTGCTGGACGACAACGCCATCGAACTCGGGCAGCTCTACCGCTCCGACGCCGTGATCGGCGCCGGACCCGATCTGCCCGCGGCTCGACGGCCGGACGAATGGGCCGGTCAGCCCGGCACCCGAGCAGCACATCTGCCGATCACCGACGGTGCGAAGACCTCCACCCTGGATCTGTTCGGCCGTGACTGGGTGGTGTTGTCCGAGGACGGACGGTGGGCGCGGGCCACCGAGCGAGCCGCCGGGCAACTCGGCCTCCCGGTGACTTTCGTGCACATCGGGGTGGATGTCGAACCGGGTCGGAGTTTCAGTGGGGCCTACGGACTCGCCGATACCGGCGCGACCCTGGTGCGCCCCGACGGCTACATCGCGTGGCGTGCCGTCTCGGCGCCGGACGACCCCGCCGCGGAACTCACCGACGCACTCGCGCGAGTCGCGGCCGCGCACGTATCGGCCACACCGTCGCCGCGATGA
- a CDS encoding GtrA family protein encodes MAKTEPGGRFHRACELVVARLPFGLNAVVAPTFLGFAVINSGTFAVDLLVLTLLHGGFGLRVSVAVTAAYACALGLAYVLNRTLNFRSHTAVGPQLAVYAGVVTVNYLVFILGVSAALSALGLEYHLARLAAGACEAVYMYCAMRWVVFGRAR; translated from the coding sequence GTGGCGAAAACGGAGCCGGGCGGGCGATTCCACCGGGCCTGCGAACTGGTGGTGGCCCGGCTGCCGTTCGGGTTGAATGCCGTTGTCGCCCCGACCTTCCTGGGATTCGCGGTGATAAACAGCGGCACCTTCGCCGTCGATCTGCTGGTGCTGACGCTGCTGCACGGCGGGTTCGGGCTGCGGGTGTCGGTCGCGGTCACCGCGGCCTACGCGTGCGCGCTCGGACTCGCCTATGTGCTGAACCGGACGTTGAACTTCCGCTCACACACCGCGGTCGGGCCACAACTCGCGGTGTACGCGGGCGTCGTGACGGTGAACTATCTCGTGTTCATCCTCGGCGTGTCCGCCGCCCTGTCGGCCCTCGGCCTCGAATACCACCTGGCCCGCCTCGCCGCCGGAGCCTGCGAGGCGGTCTACATGTACTGCGCAATGCGATGGGTGGTGTTCGGCCGGGCGCGCTGA